The Oryza glaberrima chromosome 9, OglaRS2, whole genome shotgun sequence genome includes a window with the following:
- the LOC127785338 gene encoding SKP1-like protein 5: MAAPAAPQETNAAAGEMVTLISSDGARFEVPEAAARLSQTLLDEMKKDDYRASNGIPLPNVAGDVLAKVIEYCTKHAATAAAINADTPAKTSKEEEELMVKSFDDEFILVDNHMLYGLLTAADAMRIQGLMDLACQRLVDMLKGKTSEQMRQTLGITNDFTPEEEEEFRREDEEQWL, translated from the coding sequence ATGGCGGCACCGGCAGCACCGCAGGAgaccaacgccgccgccggtgagatGGTCACGCTGATCAGCTCGGACGGAGCTCGCTTCGAGGTgccagaggcggcggcgaggctgtcgCAGACGTTGCTCGACGAGATGAAGAAGGACGACTACCGCGCCAGCAACGGGATCCCTCTCCCCaacgtcgccggcgacgtcctCGCCAAGGTGATCGAGTACTGCACCaagcacgccgccaccgccgccgccatcaacgCCGACACGCCGGCGAAGACGAGcaaggaagaggaagagctGATGGTGAAGAGCTTCGACGACGAGTTCATCCTGGTGGACAACCACATGCTGTACGGCTTGCTCACGGCGGCGGACGCCATGCGCATCCAGGGGCTGATGGACCTGGCATGCCAGCGATTGGTGGACATGCTCAAGGGCAAGACGTCGGAGCAGATGAGGCAGACGCTGGGGATCACCAACGACTTTACgccggaggaagaagaggagtttCGCCGGGAGGACGAGGAACAATGGCTCTGA
- the LOC127783631 gene encoding uncharacterized protein LOC127783631 yields MERVRGKRRARGVFRLPCATAPPLRRVQLHRPSSSPTAGAAAAPVVLPCRSCSSRGLEERVILRPPGHCLRPRHPTPTRLLCLHPLPRCSRSTPPARPDSAPSPPSPFLPWKPSLVESRDWTQRFFQGLGVGAPLPAPAELHGTYSALIRGVLSSSTVSTSASLCISCTLRRSPSPSPPS; encoded by the coding sequence ATGGAGCGCGTGCGGGGCAAGAGAAGGGCGCGAGGAGTCTTCCGCCTGCCGTGTGCTACggcccctcctctccgccgtgtCCAGCTGCACCgaccctcctcctcgccaaccgccggcgcggccgccgcgccagtAGTCCTTCCTTGCCGGTCGTGCTCCTCAAGAGGACTAGAGGAGAGGGTGATCCTCCGGCCACCGGGGCACTGTCTTCGCCCCAGACATCCGACCCCGACGCGGCTGCTCTGTCTTCATCCTCTCCCACGTTGCAGCCGCTCCACTCCGCCTGCTCGGCCTGATTCCGctccctctccgccgtcgcccttCCTGCCGTGGAAGCCTTCATTGGTGGAGTCCCGCGATTGGACGCAGCGCTTCTTCCAAGGCCTTGGTGTCGGCGCGCCCCTCCCGGCTCCCGCGGAGCTCCATGGCACCTACTCTGCCCTCATCCGTGgtgtcctctcctcctccaccgtctccacctcTGCCTCCCTGTGCATCTCCTGCACGCTCAGACGCTCTCCATCTCCCTCGCCACCGTCGTGA